In a single window of the Bradyrhizobium sp. ORS 285 genome:
- the cycA gene encoding cytochrome c-550 CycA: MKKLTLSALVILASSSLATAALAQDAAAGKTSFNKCLPCHAIGEGAKNKVGPELNGLDGRKSGTVPDYNYSEANKNSGITWNEAVFKEYIKDPKAKIPGTKMTFAGIKNETEINNLWAYVSSFDKDGKQKQ; the protein is encoded by the coding sequence ATGAAGAAATTGACTTTGAGCGCGCTCGTCATCCTCGCCTCGTCGTCGCTGGCGACTGCCGCACTGGCGCAGGACGCCGCCGCCGGCAAGACGTCCTTCAACAAGTGCCTGCCCTGCCATGCGATCGGCGAAGGTGCGAAGAACAAGGTTGGTCCGGAACTGAACGGCCTCGACGGCCGCAAGTCGGGCACCGTGCCGGACTACAATTATTCGGAAGCCAACAAGAACTCGGGCATCACCTGGAACGAGGCCGTGTTCAAGGAATACATCAAGGATCCGAAGGCCAAGATCCCCGGCACCAAGATGACCTTCGCCGGCATCAAGAACGAGACCGAGATCAACAATCTCTGGGCCTACGTGTCGTCGTTCGACAAGGACGGCAAGCAGAAGCAGTAA
- a CDS encoding alpha/beta fold hydrolase translates to MISMFLVGALAVLALVTRAGVAVVEHRYPAQGQAIDVNGATINLVDIGPRDSQKPPLLLLHGASSNLEAMRKPLGDMLAERHRVLLVDRPGHGWSPRARAEDSTPAAQARMLDEALDRLGTGPVILVVHSWSGALGLRMALDFPDRVAGLVMLAPVAYPWRGGVGQYNAAVTTPVIGPLLAHTITLPLGLALMGPGARGVFAPQQMPDDFVDQSATPLLLRPREFLANALDLVTLKQAVIEQAPRYGEIKVPVTILAGDADKTVYTDIHARRLAQVLPQTRLIVVPDLGHMVQNAVPELVTAEVDRMVGVLTATEAAAP, encoded by the coding sequence ATGATTTCAATGTTCTTAGTGGGTGCATTGGCCGTGCTCGCGCTGGTGACCCGGGCCGGTGTCGCGGTCGTCGAGCACCGCTATCCGGCCCAGGGGCAGGCCATCGATGTCAACGGGGCCACCATCAATCTTGTGGATATCGGTCCGCGCGACAGCCAAAAGCCTCCGCTGTTGCTGCTTCACGGCGCCAGCTCGAACCTCGAGGCGATGCGCAAACCGCTCGGTGACATGCTGGCCGAGCGCCACCGAGTGCTGCTGGTCGACCGTCCCGGCCACGGCTGGAGCCCGAGAGCCCGGGCTGAGGACTCCACCCCGGCTGCGCAGGCGCGGATGCTCGACGAGGCGCTCGACCGGCTCGGCACCGGGCCGGTGATCCTGGTGGTCCACTCCTGGAGCGGCGCGCTCGGCTTGCGCATGGCGCTCGACTTCCCGGACCGGGTGGCGGGGCTCGTGATGCTGGCGCCGGTCGCCTATCCCTGGCGCGGCGGGGTCGGGCAGTACAATGCGGCGGTGACCACGCCGGTCATCGGCCCGCTGCTCGCCCACACCATTACCTTGCCACTCGGCCTGGCGCTGATGGGCCCTGGCGCCCGCGGTGTGTTTGCGCCGCAGCAAATGCCGGACGATTTCGTCGACCAGAGCGCGACGCCGCTGCTGCTGCGTCCGCGCGAATTCCTCGCCAATGCGCTCGACCTCGTCACCCTGAAGCAGGCGGTGATCGAGCAGGCGCCGCGCTATGGCGAGATCAAGGTCCCCGTCACGATCCTGGCCGGCGATGCCGACAAGACCGTCTACACCGATATCCACGCGCGGCGGCTGGCGCAGGTGCTGCCCCAGACCCGCCTGATCGTCGTGCCCGATCTCGGCCACATGGTTCAGAACGCCGTGCCGGAGCTCGTGACCGCCGAGGTCGACCGGATGGTCGGCGTGCTCACCGCGACCGAGGCGGCCGCGCCTTGA
- a CDS encoding tetratricopeptide repeat protein — translation MAKRSSLAILLAAAVICIPHLAFAQGEPRSGAKPKPPEAPSKLPKVGADKTKGLDFLFGALKAAPDEISAKHVEARIWAIWLQTPSDTVALLMARSKAAMDAKQNEVALKLLDSVIKLRPDYVEAWNRRATIYYLQNDYGRSLADIQQVLVREPRHFGALAGLGMIMQDLGEEKRALDAFRKALEVNPHLDKVPELVKTLTEKVEGRDI, via the coding sequence ATGGCAAAACGCTCCTCCCTGGCGATTCTGCTCGCCGCCGCCGTCATCTGCATACCGCACCTCGCGTTCGCGCAGGGTGAGCCGCGATCGGGCGCCAAGCCAAAACCCCCGGAAGCGCCGTCGAAGCTGCCGAAAGTCGGCGCCGACAAGACCAAAGGGCTCGATTTCCTGTTCGGCGCCCTGAAGGCTGCGCCTGACGAGATCAGTGCCAAGCATGTTGAGGCCCGGATCTGGGCGATCTGGCTGCAGACCCCGAGTGACACCGTCGCGCTCTTGATGGCGCGCTCCAAGGCTGCGATGGACGCGAAGCAGAACGAGGTGGCGCTCAAGCTGCTCGACTCGGTCATCAAGCTTCGTCCCGATTATGTCGAAGCCTGGAACCGCAGGGCGACGATCTATTACCTCCAGAACGACTATGGCCGCTCGCTCGCCGACATCCAGCAGGTGCTGGTGAGGGAGCCCAGGCATTTCGGCGCACTCGCCGGTCTCGGCATGATCATGCAGGACCTCGGCGAGGAAAAACGGGCGCTGGATGCCTTCCGCAAGGCGCTCGAGGTCAATCCGCACCTCGACAAGGTGCCGGAGCTGGTCAAAACCCTGACCGAAAAGGTCGAGGGCCGCGACATCTAG
- the ykgO gene encoding type B 50S ribosomal protein L36, protein MKVRNSLKSLRGRHRANRLVRRKGRVYVINKVQRRFKARQG, encoded by the coding sequence ATGAAGGTCCGTAACTCGCTGAAGTCGCTGCGTGGCCGCCATCGCGCCAACCGTCTGGTTCGCCGCAAGGGCCGCGTCTACGTGATCAACAAGGTCCAGCGCCGATTCAAGGCCCGCCAGGGCTGA
- a CDS encoding 4-hydroxyphenyl-beta-ketoacyl-CoA hydrolase, producing MPKLALPKIDDVVAIDIHTHAEEPCGMHADDGYDDFQAQMADYFKSPHKHPPTVPETAAYYRSKNIAAVIFPVDAERETGFRRYNNYEMLEVASDHLDVLIPFVSIDPHKGKLGVREARKLIEEYGVRGFKFHPTMQGFYANDRLAYPLYEAINEGGAIALFHTGQTGVGSGMPGGMGMRLKYSNPMYMDDVAADFPDLKIILAHPSFPWQEEALSVATHKPNVYIDLSGWSPKYFPPILVRYINSILQDKMLFGSDWPVITPDRWLADFAKLDIREEIRPKVLKANARKLLGI from the coding sequence ATGCCAAAGCTCGCTCTGCCCAAGATCGACGACGTCGTCGCCATCGACATCCACACCCATGCCGAGGAGCCGTGCGGCATGCATGCCGACGACGGCTATGACGATTTCCAGGCCCAGATGGCGGACTATTTCAAGTCGCCGCACAAGCATCCGCCGACCGTGCCGGAGACCGCGGCCTATTACCGCTCGAAGAACATCGCCGCGGTGATCTTCCCGGTCGATGCCGAGCGCGAGACCGGCTTCCGCCGCTACAACAATTACGAGATGCTCGAGGTCGCCTCGGATCATCTCGATGTGCTGATCCCGTTCGTCTCGATCGATCCGCACAAGGGCAAGCTCGGCGTGCGCGAGGCGCGCAAGCTGATCGAGGAGTATGGCGTCCGCGGCTTCAAGTTTCACCCGACGATGCAGGGCTTCTACGCCAACGACCGCCTCGCCTATCCGCTCTATGAGGCGATCAACGAGGGCGGCGCGATCGCGCTGTTCCACACGGGACAGACCGGCGTCGGCTCGGGCATGCCGGGCGGCATGGGCATGCGGCTGAAATACTCCAACCCGATGTACATGGACGACGTGGCGGCCGATTTTCCCGACCTCAAGATCATCCTCGCGCACCCCTCCTTCCCCTGGCAGGAAGAGGCGCTGTCGGTCGCGACCCACAAGCCGAACGTCTATATCGACCTCTCGGGCTGGTCGCCAAAATACTTCCCGCCGATCCTGGTGCGCTACATCAACTCGATTCTGCAGGACAAGATGCTGTTCGGCTCAGACTGGCCGGTGATCACGCCGGATCGCTGGCTGGCCGATTTCGCCAAGCTCGACATCCGCGAGGAGATCCGCCCGAAGGTGCTGAAGGCCAACGCGCGCAAGCTGCTCGGGATCTGA
- a CDS encoding haloacid dehalogenase type II — MSFKAVVFDAYGTLYDIQSVAAVTEQAFPGHGDIITQIWRIKQLEYTWLRSLMQRYEDFAAVTRQSLIYTLRVLGLQTDAGTLDRIIAKYLDLDPYPDARTALAAMKDHQLAILSNGSPAMLDGLVKASGFDTLLDAVISVDAHKIFKPSPQAYALIEATLRLAPRDVLFVSSNPWDVCGAKAFGLNVAWIERVTPVAMAAACVKTDLVAPLTLFKALRTQMDELGFAPDYRIAALSELPEIVASHEP; from the coding sequence GTGTCGTTCAAAGCCGTTGTGTTCGATGCCTATGGCACGCTGTACGACATCCAGTCGGTGGCCGCGGTGACCGAGCAGGCCTTCCCCGGCCATGGCGACATCATCACCCAGATCTGGCGCATCAAGCAGCTCGAATACACCTGGCTGCGCTCGCTGATGCAGCGCTACGAGGACTTCGCCGCCGTCACCCGGCAGTCGCTGATCTACACGCTCCGCGTTCTCGGACTGCAGACCGATGCCGGCACGTTGGATCGCATCATCGCCAAGTACCTCGACCTCGATCCTTACCCTGACGCGCGAACTGCGCTCGCCGCGATGAAGGATCATCAGCTCGCGATCCTCTCCAACGGCAGCCCCGCGATGCTCGACGGCCTGGTGAAAGCCAGCGGCTTCGATACCCTGCTCGATGCCGTCATCAGCGTCGACGCGCACAAGATCTTCAAGCCGAGCCCGCAAGCCTATGCGCTGATCGAAGCGACGCTCAGGCTGGCACCTCGTGACGTGCTGTTCGTGTCCTCCAATCCCTGGGACGTCTGCGGCGCCAAGGCCTTCGGATTGAACGTCGCGTGGATCGAACGGGTTACGCCCGTGGCCATGGCTGCGGCCTGCGTCAAAACCGACCTGGTCGCGCCGCTCACCTTGTTCAAGGCGTTGCGCACCCAGATGGACGAGTTGGGTTTCGCGCCCGATTATCGTATTGCTGCCCTCTCCGAACTACCCGAGATCGTTGCATCGCATGAGCCTTGA
- a CDS encoding YbaK/EbsC family protein yields the protein MSLESVRAFFAEKAPDIDVLVSSQSSATVALAAEAYGVEPARIAKTLSLRVGDRVILIVAAGHARMDNKKVKAQFGGKPKMLGLDEVADITGHEVGGVCPFGLKSPLPVYCDLSLKAFDIVVPAAGSTHSAVKITPERMAALTGAEWVDVCEVQA from the coding sequence ATGAGCCTTGAATCCGTCCGCGCCTTTTTCGCCGAGAAAGCCCCCGACATCGACGTCCTCGTCTCCAGCCAGAGCTCCGCGACCGTGGCGCTCGCGGCCGAGGCCTATGGCGTCGAGCCCGCCCGCATCGCCAAGACGCTGTCCTTGCGTGTCGGCGATCGCGTGATCCTGATCGTCGCGGCCGGGCACGCGCGGATGGACAACAAGAAGGTCAAGGCGCAGTTCGGCGGCAAGCCGAAGATGCTCGGCCTCGACGAGGTCGCCGACATCACGGGACACGAGGTCGGCGGCGTCTGCCCGTTCGGACTGAAGTCGCCGCTCCCCGTGTATTGCGACCTGTCGCTCAAGGCATTCGACATCGTGGTGCCGGCGGCGGGCTCAACTCATAGCGCGGTGAAGATCACGCCGGAGCGGATGGCCGCGCTGACGGGCGCCGAATGGGTCGACGTCTGCGAGGTGCAGGCCTGA
- a CDS encoding LysR family transcriptional regulator, with translation MARLPDFEAMAIFAKVVELRSFAGAAQELSLSKASVSKAVSRLEERLGTRLFNRTSRRLALTDAGQRLSERAAQLLADGEAAETEALAQSLTPRGLVRFAVPMTFGVKKIAPLLPAFLEQYPEVSIDLHMSDATVDLIGEGFDLALRIARLPDSSLVARRLCSMPRYTVAAPSYLKRHGRPTHPMHLADHKCFGYAYLSTAGVWHYTNAAGEQASVRPAGQLRVNNGEALLPAVLAGLGIADLPDFIVGDAIASGEVEVVLKGWSQPEGAMHLVMPPGGPRPARVEVLSEFLVRELAKAKKR, from the coding sequence ATGGCGCGACTTCCTGATTTCGAGGCAATGGCCATCTTCGCCAAGGTCGTCGAGCTGCGCTCTTTCGCCGGCGCTGCGCAGGAGCTGAGCCTCTCCAAGGCGTCAGTATCCAAGGCGGTGAGCCGGCTGGAGGAGCGGCTGGGCACGCGGCTGTTCAACCGCACCTCGCGGCGTCTCGCGCTGACCGATGCCGGCCAGCGGCTGTCCGAGCGCGCCGCGCAGCTGCTTGCCGATGGCGAGGCCGCGGAGACCGAGGCGTTGGCACAGTCGCTGACGCCGCGCGGGCTGGTGCGCTTCGCGGTGCCGATGACATTCGGCGTCAAAAAGATCGCGCCGCTGCTGCCGGCCTTTCTCGAGCAGTATCCGGAGGTCTCGATCGATCTTCACATGAGCGATGCGACCGTCGATCTCATCGGCGAAGGATTTGATCTCGCGCTCCGCATTGCGCGGCTGCCGGATTCGTCGCTGGTCGCAAGGCGGCTCTGTTCGATGCCGCGCTACACGGTGGCAGCGCCGTCTTATCTGAAGCGCCATGGTCGGCCGACGCATCCGATGCATCTCGCCGACCACAAATGCTTCGGCTACGCCTATCTCTCCACGGCAGGCGTCTGGCACTACACCAATGCGGCCGGGGAGCAGGCGAGCGTGCGGCCGGCAGGGCAGCTGCGTGTCAACAATGGCGAGGCGCTGTTGCCGGCGGTGCTCGCGGGCCTGGGGATCGCCGACCTGCCGGACTTCATCGTCGGCGATGCGATTGCCTCGGGTGAGGTCGAGGTGGTGCTGAAGGGATGGAGCCAGCCGGAGGGCGCGATGCATCTTGTGATGCCGCCCGGCGGGCCGCGGCCGGCGCGGGTCGAGGTGCTCTCGGAGTTTCTGGTCAGGGAGCTCGCGAAAGCAAAGAAGCGGTGA
- a CDS encoding pirin family protein — MIELKPFAALGGADHGWLKAKHHFSFASYYDPSNMGHGALRVWNDDEIAPNTGFPAHPHRNMEIITYVREGAITHQDSLGNKGRTEAGDVQVMSAGSGIRHSEYNLEPTTTRIFQIWIEPTTDGGQPTWGAKPFPKSDRSGKLVTLASGFADDADALPIRAKARVLGTTLKAGETAEYTADKARHIYLVPAAGSVEVNGVRVNARDGAAIRDEATLKITALEDSELVLVDAA, encoded by the coding sequence ATGATCGAACTGAAGCCCTTTGCGGCGCTGGGCGGCGCCGACCACGGCTGGCTGAAGGCCAAGCATCATTTCTCGTTCGCGAGCTATTACGACCCCAGCAACATGGGTCACGGCGCACTGCGCGTCTGGAACGACGACGAGATCGCGCCGAACACCGGCTTCCCGGCGCATCCGCATCGCAACATGGAGATCATCACCTATGTCCGCGAAGGCGCGATCACGCATCAGGACAGCCTCGGCAATAAGGGCCGCACCGAAGCCGGCGACGTCCAGGTGATGAGCGCCGGCAGCGGCATCCGCCACTCCGAGTACAATCTCGAGCCGACCACGACCCGGATCTTCCAGATCTGGATCGAGCCGACCACCGATGGCGGCCAGCCGACCTGGGGCGCCAAGCCGTTCCCGAAGTCGGACCGCTCCGGCAAGCTGGTCACGCTGGCCAGCGGCTTTGCAGATGATGCCGACGCGCTGCCGATCCGCGCCAAGGCGCGCGTGCTCGGCACCACGCTGAAGGCCGGCGAGACTGCGGAGTATACGGCCGACAAGGCCCGCCACATCTATCTCGTGCCGGCCGCCGGCAGCGTCGAGGTCAACGGCGTCCGTGTGAACGCCCGCGACGGCGCTGCCATCCGCGACGAAGCCACGCTGAAGATCACCGCGCTCGAGGATTCCGAGCTGGTGCTGGTCGACGCCGCCTAA
- the wrbA gene encoding NAD(P)H:quinone oxidoreductase, with product MTKVLVLYYSAYGHIEAMANAVAEGAREAGATVDIKRVPELVPADVAKASYYKVDQAAPIAKVEELADYDAIIVGTGTRFGRMASQMANFLDQAGGLWAKGALNGKVGGAFTSTATQHGGQETTLFTIITNLLHFGMTIVGLNYGFAGQMKLDEVTGGSPYGATTITGGDGSRQPSENELAGARYQGRVIAETAKKLHG from the coding sequence ATGACCAAGGTTCTCGTTCTCTATTACTCCGCCTACGGCCACATCGAAGCGATGGCCAACGCCGTCGCCGAGGGCGCCCGCGAAGCTGGTGCGACCGTCGATATCAAGCGGGTGCCGGAGCTGGTGCCGGCCGACGTCGCCAAGGCCTCCTACTACAAAGTCGACCAAGCCGCGCCGATCGCCAAGGTCGAGGAGCTCGCCGACTACGACGCGATCATCGTCGGCACCGGCACCCGCTTCGGCCGCATGGCATCGCAGATGGCCAACTTCCTCGACCAGGCCGGCGGCCTCTGGGCCAAGGGCGCGCTGAACGGCAAGGTCGGCGGCGCCTTCACCTCGACCGCGACCCAGCACGGCGGCCAGGAGACCACGCTGTTCACGATCATCACCAACCTCTTGCACTTCGGCATGACCATCGTCGGCCTCAACTACGGCTTCGCCGGCCAGATGAAGCTCGACGAGGTCACCGGCGGCTCGCCATACGGCGCGACCACCATCACCGGCGGTGACGGCAGCCGGCAGCCGAGCGAGAACGAGCTGGCGGGGGCGCGCTATCAGGGCCGCGTGATCGCCGAGACTGCAAAGAAGCTGCATGGCTGA
- a CDS encoding DUF1080 domain-containing protein: protein MRKCWGVLAAGVVLTGAALNGIGAASADDGWVTLVDGDKKVEFTEVGKANWEARDGTLMADKLDGKDPSYLVTKTSYKDFQIKAEFWVDDAANSGIFIRCDQAEKIDSNICYEVNIFDKRPDPKYGTGAIVDVSKVDPMPKAGGKWNTYEITAKGTRLTVIFNGEKTADVDDSKHAAGPIALQYGSGVVKFKKVQIKPL from the coding sequence ATGCGTAAATGCTGGGGCGTGCTCGCGGCTGGTGTGGTGCTGACGGGCGCGGCGCTGAATGGGATCGGGGCGGCGTCAGCCGATGACGGCTGGGTCACCCTGGTCGACGGCGACAAGAAGGTCGAGTTCACCGAGGTCGGCAAGGCCAATTGGGAGGCCAGGGACGGCACCCTGATGGCCGACAAGCTCGACGGCAAGGATCCGTCCTATCTGGTCACCAAGACCAGCTACAAGGATTTCCAGATCAAGGCCGAGTTCTGGGTCGACGACGCCGCCAACAGCGGCATCTTCATCCGCTGCGACCAGGCGGAGAAGATCGACTCCAACATCTGCTACGAGGTCAACATCTTCGACAAGCGGCCCGACCCGAAATACGGCACCGGCGCCATCGTGGACGTGTCCAAGGTCGATCCGATGCCGAAGGCCGGCGGCAAGTGGAATACCTACGAGATCACCGCCAAGGGCACGCGTCTGACCGTGATCTTCAACGGCGAAAAGACCGCCGATGTCGATGACAGCAAGCATGCGGCTGGACCGATCGCCCTGCAATACGGCTCAGGCGTGGTGAAGTTCAAGAAGGTGCAGATCAAGCCGCTTTAG
- a CDS encoding D-amino-acid transaminase gives MDPIAYVNGAFVPLSEAKVSVLDRGFLFADGIYEVAAVLDGKLVDSESHLARLERSVGEIGLALPESLSRIEELQKELVARNKLDQGMVYLQVTRGADKGRDFPFPKGDVKPTLVMFVTAKNIVDAPSAKTGIGVITVPDIRWARRDIKSVALLAQVLAKQAAAAAGAGEAWMVEDGHVTEGGSSSTFILNQDDVIVTRPNSNAILPGCTRKAVVKLAEERQLKVEERLFTVDEALAAKEAFITSASSFVQPVVTIDGKPVGDGKVGPVATRLREIYVDFARATAV, from the coding sequence TTGGACCCGATCGCTTACGTCAACGGCGCCTTCGTGCCCCTGTCCGAGGCCAAGGTCTCGGTGCTCGATCGTGGCTTCCTGTTCGCCGATGGCATCTATGAGGTGGCCGCCGTGCTCGACGGCAAGCTGGTCGACAGCGAGTCCCATCTTGCCCGCCTGGAACGCTCGGTCGGCGAGATCGGCCTCGCGCTACCGGAGAGTCTGTCGCGCATCGAGGAACTGCAGAAGGAGCTGGTCGCGCGCAACAAGCTCGACCAGGGCATGGTCTATCTGCAGGTCACCCGCGGCGCCGACAAGGGCCGCGACTTCCCGTTCCCGAAGGGCGACGTCAAGCCGACCCTGGTGATGTTCGTCACCGCCAAGAACATCGTCGATGCGCCCTCGGCCAAGACGGGCATCGGCGTCATCACGGTGCCCGACATCCGCTGGGCGCGGCGCGATATCAAGAGCGTCGCGCTCTTGGCGCAGGTGCTGGCGAAGCAGGCGGCAGCAGCCGCTGGCGCAGGCGAAGCCTGGATGGTCGAGGACGGCCATGTCACCGAGGGCGGCTCGTCATCGACCTTCATCCTGAACCAGGACGACGTCATCGTGACCAGGCCGAACTCCAACGCGATCCTGCCGGGCTGCACCCGCAAGGCGGTGGTCAAGCTCGCCGAAGAGCGCCAGCTCAAGGTCGAGGAGCGGCTGTTCACGGTCGACGAGGCGCTCGCCGCCAAGGAGGCCTTCATCACCAGCGCCAGTTCGTTCGTGCAGCCGGTGGTCACGATCGACGGCAAGCCGGTCGGCGACGGCAAGGTGGGGCCCGTGGCCACGCGGCTGCGCGAGATCTATGTCGATTTTGCGCGGGCGACGGCGGTGTAG
- a CDS encoding amino acid ABC transporter ATP-binding protein, translated as MIEISHVNKWYSPTFQVLKDCTTSVAKGEVVVVCGPSGSGKSTLIKCVNALEPFQDGTITIDGLKVNDPKTNLPKLRSRVGMVFQHFELFPHLTIIENLRLAQQKVLGRGQEEATAKGMKLLERVGLKEQAQKFPAQLSGGQQQRVAIARALAMDPIAMLFDEPTSALDPEMISEVLDVMVDLAREGMTMMVVTHEMGFAKKVAHRVIFMDRGEIVEDAKKEEFFGQPRSDRAQQFLSKILSH; from the coding sequence ATGATCGAAATCAGCCACGTCAACAAATGGTACAGCCCGACCTTCCAGGTGCTGAAGGACTGCACGACCTCAGTCGCCAAGGGCGAGGTCGTGGTGGTCTGCGGTCCCTCCGGCTCGGGCAAATCGACGTTGATCAAATGCGTCAACGCGTTGGAGCCGTTCCAGGACGGCACGATCACGATCGATGGCCTCAAAGTCAATGATCCCAAGACCAACCTGCCGAAGCTGCGCTCGCGGGTCGGCATGGTGTTCCAGCACTTCGAGCTGTTTCCGCACCTAACGATCATCGAGAATCTTCGGCTGGCACAGCAGAAGGTGCTGGGACGCGGCCAGGAGGAAGCGACCGCCAAGGGCATGAAGCTCCTGGAGCGAGTCGGCCTCAAGGAGCAGGCGCAGAAATTCCCGGCGCAGCTCTCTGGCGGCCAGCAGCAGCGCGTCGCTATTGCGCGGGCGCTCGCGATGGACCCGATCGCCATGCTGTTCGACGAGCCGACCTCGGCGCTGGATCCGGAGATGATCAGCGAGGTGCTCGACGTCATGGTCGATCTCGCTCGCGAGGGCATGACCATGATGGTCGTCACCCATGAAATGGGCTTCGCGAAAAAGGTCGCCCACCGCGTCATCTTCATGGACCGCGGCGAGATCGTCGAGGACGCCAAGAAGGAAGAGTTCTTCGGCCAGCCCCGCAGCGACCGCGCGCAGCAGTTCTTGTCGAAGATCTTGTCGCATTAG
- a CDS encoding amino acid ABC transporter permease, with amino-acid sequence MLANFDFDVIRRSLSYLFIDGMTFTLTLTALSATGGLIFGTLIALMRLSGYRVMGWIAGLYVDFMRSLPLVLVIFWFYFLVPYIGQWLTGSSRPIKVGAFASSLITFIMFEAAYFSEIMRAGIQSISRGQPAAASALGLTYAQTMRYVVLPQAFRNMLPVLLTQTIVLFQDTSLVYVLSIPDFLGAASKVAQRDGRLVEMYLFAALVYFTISCIASYGVRRLQSRIAIIR; translated from the coding sequence ATGCTGGCCAATTTCGACTTCGACGTCATCCGCCGCTCGCTGAGCTATCTCTTCATCGACGGCATGACCTTCACGCTGACGCTGACCGCGCTGTCGGCAACCGGCGGCCTGATCTTCGGCACGCTGATCGCGCTGATGCGGCTGTCAGGCTATCGCGTGATGGGCTGGATCGCCGGGCTCTATGTCGACTTCATGCGCTCGCTGCCGCTGGTGCTCGTCATCTTCTGGTTCTACTTCCTGGTCCCCTATATCGGGCAGTGGCTCACCGGCTCGTCCAGGCCGATCAAGGTCGGCGCCTTCGCCTCCTCACTGATCACCTTCATCATGTTCGAGGCGGCGTATTTCTCCGAGATCATGCGCGCCGGCATCCAGTCGATCTCGCGCGGCCAGCCGGCCGCGGCCTCGGCGCTCGGCCTGACCTACGCGCAGACCATGCGCTACGTCGTGCTGCCGCAGGCGTTCCGCAACATGCTGCCGGTGCTGCTGACCCAGACCATCGTGCTGTTCCAGGACACCTCGCTGGTCTACGTGCTCTCGATTCCGGACTTCCTCGGCGCCGCCTCCAAGGTCGCGCAGCGCGACGGCCGCCTGGTCGAGATGTATCTGTTCGCCGCATTGGTCTACTTCACCATCTCCTGCATCGCGTCCTATGGCGTTCGCCGCCTGCAGTCGCGCATCGCCATCATCAGGTAG
- a CDS encoding amino acid ABC transporter permease — MNYTWNWHIFLEPNPTGAGTYFDMLLAGLKVTIVTSLSAWVIALIFGTIVGILRSLPSKLATWIGFLYVEFFRNMPLLVQLFLWFFVLPELLPRAAGLWLKQMPNAPFYTAAVGIGLFMSARVAVQLAAGIGSLPRGQKMAATALGLTTLQVYRYVLLPMAFRIILPPLTSEFLNTVKNSAVAITIGLIELTGAARAMQEFSFQVFEAFSAATLMYLVINIIVVIGMRLLERAVAIPGYITGK; from the coding sequence GTGAACTACACCTGGAACTGGCACATCTTCCTGGAGCCGAACCCGACCGGGGCCGGCACCTATTTCGACATGCTGCTGGCGGGGCTGAAGGTCACGATCGTGACCTCGCTGTCGGCCTGGGTGATCGCGCTGATCTTCGGCACGATCGTCGGCATCCTGCGCTCGCTGCCGTCCAAGCTCGCGACCTGGATCGGCTTTCTCTACGTCGAATTCTTCCGCAACATGCCGCTGCTGGTGCAGCTATTCCTGTGGTTCTTCGTGCTGCCGGAGCTGCTGCCACGCGCCGCGGGCCTGTGGCTGAAGCAGATGCCCAATGCGCCGTTCTACACGGCCGCTGTCGGCATCGGCCTGTTCATGTCGGCGCGGGTCGCCGTGCAACTCGCGGCCGGCATCGGCTCGCTGCCGCGCGGCCAGAAGATGGCGGCGACTGCGCTCGGCCTGACCACCCTGCAGGTCTATCGCTACGTGCTGCTGCCGATGGCCTTTCGCATCATCCTGCCGCCGCTGACCTCGGAGTTTCTCAACACCGTCAAGAACAGCGCGGTCGCGATCACCATCGGCCTGATCGAGCTGACGGGTGCGGCGCGCGCGATGCAGGAATTTTCGTTCCAGGTGTTCGAGGCGTTCAGCGCCGCGACTCTGATGTATCTCGTCATCAACATCATCGTCGTGATCGGCATGCGCCTCCTGGAGCGCGCGGTGGCGATCCCTGGCTACATCACGGGCAAATGA